The Phoenix dactylifera cultivar Barhee BC4 unplaced genomic scaffold, palm_55x_up_171113_PBpolish2nd_filt_p 001725F, whole genome shotgun sequence DNA window TCCAAAACTATATACATCACATTTTTCAGTAACCCTCATTGTGTAAGCAAGCTCTGAAAtagacaagaaaaaaaatataatcaaattttTATTGTCAAGCACTTCTAATAGAGCTAGTTTCATCAATTTAATTAACTCTAGAGTCCACTTGTAACTGCAACATAAGGTATCTGATTTAATACAAAAAGCTCAGAGCATTCTCAATTGTGTATGTCCCCCACAAAAGCAAGTCATCATATAATCAATAGTTTACCATGTATTACATAGGATAGTACAAATTATAGCTTTGAAAATGTAATAGTATTAAAAGTTAAACAACCATATCTTCATTACGCAATTCTTGTGAATGGAAAGCGCATACATCGAGTGAAGATATCAACTTGGTCACATGAATGTCATGGAGAATAACATGTAATTAGCTAATCCTAGTAAGAACAAGAAAGAAACAATAACTGTTTTTGATTAAACAATTTGTACTATTTCTTTGAGGAGCATAGAAGTGTGTAATGCATTGATAATTTACCATGGTCATAGCTATGTTACCTTTTTTTCCTATAGAGATAAACCTAAATATTCTCTTAACATATCTTgaacaatgtattaaaaaatataaacaacttTGTAAGGCCATTGTTCTTACATTAGAAAAATGAAATTGCAGCATACCTGGGGCCAAATATCCTCGTGTGCCTGCAAGCATACTCCAATTAGATGAATCTGGCTTTACAAGTCTAGCAATACCGAAGTCCGAAATACAAGCCTTGTATTCTGAATCAAGTAGAATATTATTACTTGTTATGTCTCGGTGCACTATTGGCGGAGCGCAATCATGATGCATGTATGATAGAGCATGAGCAATATATTTTACAGCATCCACTCTCTTAGACCAATCTAATTCAGCGGCACCTTCGCTTCCGAGAATATTTGCCAAGCTTCCTCTCTCCATGTATTCACAAACAAGAAGCTTATGTTGAGCATTGGAGCAAAAACCATAAAGCTTCACAATATTCCGATTGAATCTGGGTTAGTGCCCGTATTTCATTCCAAAAAGTTTGCTTGCTTGGTGAGTCTTCAATTTCTAATGCATGAAATTTCTTCACAGCTACCAACTTGCCGCTTGGCAGCAGTGCTTTGTAAACACTAGAAAATGCTCCAGTGCCAATGCAATACTTGGCATCAAAATCCTCTGTTGCTTGAATGATGCCATTGTATGCATCTTCTCCATTAAAGTTCCAAATAGAGAATCCACCTTCTTCAATACTTGCATCATTTCTCATATATTTCTTCCACAGAATTAGCAAAACAAATACAACAAATAAAGATAAGATACTAGGAACAGTTATTAACAAGACAAGTTTGTGGTGCTTATTTGAATCATCTTTGCTGGTTGTATGGAAGCCACATGAAGGCAAACCTTTCACTGAACCACACAAACCCTTGTTGTGGGCGAACCACTCCACTGGAGCATTCTGAAAAATTCTGTTGTTGGGCAGTGGGCCTTCTAATTCATTGTATGATAAGTCTACAAATAACAAGCTCATCATATCACTCAAAGAAGGTGGAACATGACCGGTTAGCTCATTGTGTGATAGGTTCAGAACTTCTAGCTTATCTAGTTTGCCAAATTGTGATGGTATCTCTCCAGTGAATGAGTTGTGGCTTAAATCCAGAAAGTCTTGCAAGTTTACTAGATTTCCAATTTGAAAGGGAATGCTTCCATTTAAATGATTGTTTCCAAGCTTTAGCGATTGAAGTTGCACACAGTTACCTAATTGTTTTGGTACCCTTCCTCTTAGTTGATTTGCTGACAGATCAAGAATCTCCAAATTAGATAGCTCTCCGAATTCTGGATATACCTCTCCAACAAGTTGGTTGTTGCTCAAAGTCAAGATATAGAGATTAGTTAACTTGCTCAGATCCTTTGGAATCTCTCCCAATAGATAGTTCGAGGAAAGGTCAAGTTGTTGTAGTCGAGTCAACTTTCCGAGTTCTGCTGGTATGCTTCCGGTAACCTTGTTGCTGGAGATTCTTAAGAGCGACAAATTATGACATCCTCCCCAATTTGGCGAGAGCTTACCAGACAATTTATTGAAGCTTAAATCGATGTACGAGAGATGTGGATACACTCCAAGATTTTCAGATATATCCCCAGATAGTTGGTTCTGCTCGAGTCGGACTCTGCCTAGGCTTGTACAGTTTTTCAAGCTTTTGGGAATTGGACCTTCAAAATGGTTGTTGTTCAATGTGAGATAATATAGAACTCCTCCTTTGCATATGTCATGGGGTAAATGGCCTGAAAAACTATTGTTCGACAATAGGAGAACTTTCAAATTTGTAATATTGTTAAATTCCCGAGGCAAAGAACCAGATAGTCGATTGTAGAATAAGCGCAAATCAATAAGGTTTGTTAAGCTTCCAAAAGATGGAGGGATCGAGCCAGACATTTGATTAGCGGACAGCGCCAACGTATTAAGCTTCCTCAAGTTTCCTAATTCATGAGGAATTGGTCCAGAGATCCGATTTTCAAAAAGGTTCAAGAATTCAAGCTTGGTTAAATTTCCGACACTTAGCGGGGATGGAACCATCTAAAAGGTTGGTATTGATATCCAAATATCTCAAGCTTACCAAATTTTGTATTTCATGAGGAATTGGTCTAGAGATCTGATTTTCAAAGAGGTACAAGAGTTCAAGCTTGGTTAAATTTTCTAAGTTGTTGGGGATGGAACCTGCTAAACTATTTTGTGCGAGTGATAGCTCAGTTAACTTCACTAGATTTCCTATTTCATGAGGAATAGATCCAGAGAGATGATTGCCCCAAAGGTATATAATATTAAGCTTGGTTAAATTTCCTAACCAACTGGGGATGGAACCGGATAAATTGTTTGATGAGAGTGATAGCTCAATTAACTCCGCTAGATTTCCTATTTCATGAGGAATTGGTCCAGAGATCTGATTTTCAAAGAGGTACAAGAGTTGAAGCTTGGTTAAATTTCCTAAGTTGGTGGGGATGGAACCTGCTAAACTATTTTGTGCGAGTGATAGCCTAGTTAACTTTACTAGATTTCCTATTTCgtgaagaattgatccaaaGAGATGATTCTCCCAAAGATTGAACCAGTTAAGCTTGGTCCAGTTTTCCACGCTAAGAGGGATGAAACCTGTCATAGACTATTATTACCCATGTCTAAATAAACCAGGTTTACGAGATTCCCTAATTCGGGagggatggagccagatatccCGTTGTTGGAGCAATACAATAATTGAAGCCGGGTTAAATTTCCCAAAGGAGGAGGGATGGAACCTGTTATATGGTTGGTGGAGATTGTCAACTCCAAGAGACTCTCGAGCCTTCCTAATTCCTTAGGGATGGTACCTGAAAAGTTATTCTGGGATAGGTATAAGAAGTTAAGCCTTGTCATATTACTTAGCCAAGGAGGGATGGAACCGCTTATCTGATTGTCGCTAAGATTGAAGGAGTTGAGCTTTGTCAAAGAGCTGATTTGTAGTGGAATTGTCCCTATGAAGTTATTAGTGCAGAGATCAAGAGAGGTGAGCTTCGAAAGAGCAGATATGGTGGGAGGGATGCTTCCATGGAGCTCGTTGAATGTGAGGTTGAGACTAGTAAGTGATGACAGGGCGGAGAAGTTGAGTCCATTCAGCGTTCCTGCCAGACCCATATGGGCCAGATTCACCTCCCTGATCACATGTCGGCCTTGACGTGTGATGTTGCATGTGATTCCAGTCCAGTTGCATGGATTGGTATCGAGGTTCCAAGATTCAAGTGATCCTTGGCTCTGGAGGCTGGCTTTCCACTGGAGGAGGGCCCTcccttgggatgcaagtgaagCTGATGCCAAGGCAAGAAGAAATGAAAGGATTAGAAACAGAAGAAGGGTGGAGAGGAATTTTGGAGATGACACAGATTCCATAGCTAAGGTTCTGATAGGCCCAAGGTGTTTTAAGGTTCTTGTGGTTGTTGAGAGAGAGTTTGAGGCCTTTTATAGCCAATATCTTGTTGcatattcctttgcatgtctaCCGTAAGGGACgggtgatagaaatttttgcgATGCTTTTAATATTCCAAGCTAAACGAGGGTTGGGGGATGGTGACTTTTCCCAAACCCTACGGAACCGGAATGGACTTTTCTAACATGTCATGCTCCATTCAACCAATGGGTGACTGGCATGTAATCAATATCGGCGGGGCCATCATGTCCGCCTTGTTTTCAGTTTTATCTCTCACGTCTGGCCTCTACGCCAAATGAGTCTTGGCGTGGCGCGTGGTGCACGCGGCGCGGATTAAGGTGGAATGCATCACTAAAAGCCAAAAGAAAGGGATAGCATTTGATCATTAAATTAAAATGAATAGTGGGAGttttataacctttaaacacGTATCGTGGTGAAGAAAGAGAGCATCCTCGAAATTAAAGAATCCTCGAATTTTCTGGACCTACAGAATGTTGGTTTAGCAAATCTACATTTAACCATTGCACATATATGGCGTCGGTATTGCAAGTTGCACAAATCCCTTCATGCCGTGTCTCGTAGAAAATGTTTCTTATGGAGAAAAAGAGTGCCATGTAGCATTATAAATATAGAATATCAAAAAGTGCAAAGCCTTTGACAGATATTGCATTTCAATCTTACACATCAACCCATGCTCCAATTTGGTTAAATtaacaaaaagacaacccaaaatgactattgggcctcacaccggtatgaggcccaatagttccacatcggaaagactcaatTCGGAGCCTGAGCATTTGAAGCGGGTGTTTCCTAATTCTGTAgatgcgttttgggtggaaaacaaaaccggagagaGATCTGAGCGGTGTGTGCGGCGCGTGTACGGGCCCCGAAACTGGACAATATCTTACAGGGGAGCCCCATGTTCCCCTcttatgtggcccccacgtagaAACTGGGTGCCGCACATGCCCCGCAGAGGCAGCGCGTGCGGCGCGCGTGTGGGcctagaaccggacaatatttgGCAGGGGAGCTCCGTGTtctcccctcatgtggcccccacgtgggtactgggtgcctcacgtgccccgcaaAGATGGGGGCGTGACACTAATAACTAGGAATTTGAAGGCCCCAGGTACCTGCACACATGTGAAACTTGATAACGAGGACCGACAAAGCATAGTGGTTGCCACCTCGCCAGCACCCAGCAGGTTTTAGCTTTCTAGGAGTTGTGCTCAATGGACCAATATGAATTTTGACTAGGTTGCAAACTTGACTTGAGAAATGTTGGCTAAACAGGCCAATATTCCTTTTGTCCTGATGAATTATAGCCTAGAAGACTCGCTAGTCTTGCAAAAATGTGGTCCCCATTAATCTGTGACTCGGTGCAACTCATGGGGACTAAAAGAGCAGAAAACTAACGCCAGTGTGGTGGGTTAAAGGACAGGAATCTCTAGATTATTGTCGACTTCTCCCATAAAGGAGATTGTTACAACTGCGTCCCTTGATATTCGAGCCTTTAATACATGTATAGCACTTGCAGCTCTCCACAGTGTAAAATATGCACAACAAAGGTTTGGGACCTAACAATAACTAGGATATGTAGATATTCATACGGAACAGTAGCGATGTCACCTTAATCCCTCATCTATCTAGGGTCATGGTGTAATGTAAGATGAGTGGCTAAGCTTGCATTCTTTAATTTCGaggattttctctttcttcaacGTGTTTAAACGTTATAAAACTCCCACCATTCATTTTAATTTAAGAATCACATGCCAAATCTTCCTTTTGGCTTTTAGTGATGCATCTATTTCTCAAATGGGATGGAGACGGCAGTGGAAGTGTGAaaacccagaaaaaaaaaaggaaagggttGACGGgctggcccgaaaagaccgagCCCATCTCCCttttacgatcgtgccctaggcacgatcgtggaagaggAGCGTTGCAGGGGGCGGCGTGAGTTGATTCGTCGGAGGAGACCAAGCGCCGGAGAGGCGACGGTtccgagatccggccggccgcggAGGAAGCCCTAAAGCCCTCCTTCCTTCGGTGAAGACCCTCCACAAATTAATCGGGTGAAGAGAGGATTTTGATCCGAGCTCGCTCAAGGAATTCCTCCACCGATTTCTCGCCGGAACACCCCGTCGGACCAAGGTAAGCGTGACTCCTTCCCTTGCGTTTCATTTGCTAGGTTTTCGGATCGTGTTGGTGGGGTTTTGGCCGGTGAttcgtcggagaagagcccgaaacagggtacccctgtttcggcctctctcttccagagcttgccgccgccggccgccaggTTGGCCGGGATCTATGGTCTTGGGGGTTGAATCGGGACTGTGGGAGGGATTGCAGGTTTGGTTGGAGATGGGGGGTGGTAGAtccgaggtcttcttcctcgtgatcccgtcctctcctcctcttcccctcgttggttggccaccggcggcgacgaCGGCGGTCGTGGGCCACTGTGGCTACCGTCGGGTGGGGAGggagccgagccaccatcaGGGTGGTCTTCCATTGATGATGGAGGAGggggaagggaggaaagaggTCCTGCCGGttcttggaagaagaagaggaagggaccacctcttcctccctctcttggccggccaccatcgccggcgactgtaacagtggcggccggcgacgGTTCGGCCAGTGGTGGCCGAGGGTCAGGAGGGTAGTGGCTGAGGGTTGGGAAGGTGGTGGCTGCTGCCCTTGGACCAAGAAATAGGGAACGGGAGATGTACTCCCATCCGTGAAGAGAGAAgggtcttcttttcttctctctcgttCATCCTCCTTTTGGTCTTTTCACCGAGACCGGCACCCGTCGCCGGCATGGCGGCGGCCATGGCTGGCAACGAcataggccggtggtacaaggtggggggtcgggccaccccgactgtcccgagatctggagggattgagatgtttggggacttggtgatggaccccatagcaGATGTGAATTatagtttaaaatatttaaatattaaatgatttagtttatgatttgtaattgatgttgtaggagaagagtcagcggtgccaggagattttgatcaggggactcagcaccccagcgcgtaggttgtgattcggatccgtgtttgagtcagtctacaatttcttgtaagaatccctacatctgagcacctctatgcatatatttgatttatcgttggatttattttataattatgttgttatttattttattagctGATATGGTACCTATGAGGCatgcattttgtttattatgaaaatattgaaataattaaattgggaagaaatagcatatttttgagaatttatgaaaatatgtgatgtgattgaaatgtgattaacatgtaaaactagatatgtaaaatgggttggactgACCTTGTCATgaaatagcctctacgagcttatgcgtaggatagctgccacgagctgatgcgtgggatagcctttacgagctgatgcgtgggatagcctccacgggcttatgcgtgggatagctgccacgagcttatgtgtGGGATTTgcgcagtcttggactgggttatgatcttggttagtctaAAGTCAGAAGTGAAAAATCTTAAAACTTGGGAATCAGAGTAATATGagatggatcacataatgtgaaaaaaagatttatgtatatatacttgttatatatacttgttgtttgttgagctttttgAATGATGATATGACATTTATTTGTtgctttgattattttattattattactgtgtgtggctgttgggattcttactgggctggaaaagctcatactacacttactttctttttcaaagACACTGGATTTATAGAGTCCATCTGATGGAACGAGAAATGAGATCGATATGGAGTCtgactgctagatagttagaagttaatttatcttttatttatggacatttgaaattatgtaattaattagtacattttagttggatttgatttaattacatTAATCATTAATTTTGGCATTTATGTGGATATTATACCTTTTAGGCCTTACATGATCTCTAGGGTTTTACTTTAGGGATTATGTGGCCGTGTCACGTGGTCGACCCGAATGATGAATTTGGGGCGTGACAGGAAGAAATTATATTCCACACCAATCACGGAAGATATTCATAAGCGGACTGTATCCGCTGAAGGATAAGTTCGAAGCCCATAGCACTAGCACCAGCGGACGGTGGAGGCCAGACTAGAGGGAGATATAACTGAAGACTTTTTATTGACGCAGAGATAGAACTGTACATGATGGCAACATAGTGCCCAACAAATGGAAGAAATTATATTCCACACCAATCACGGAAGATATTTATGAGCTGGCAGCAACCACTGAAGGATAAATTTGAAGCCCATAGCACTAGTGGGCATGGTCTAGTGGATGCTTTATTTAGATGAATGATGTTCGGTGGGGCAGGCTACTCATATTTTTCTTACGAACCTATGGGATTCCATGAGACATGTTTGACGAgagttttttttcaaattttctgAGAATCGATTTTCTTTCGATTGAACAGTCAGATGCCGACAGTAGTTGTTGCCTATGTGAGGATCCATGAgggcatatgtttagtcccacatcggttattcatcgagaagatcttggatacttatacaggatcaaggaattcaaataataccttccggctagctattttgggtgagctcCTGAGTTGatacaaatagtattagagcaaaactcggcccatagcctatgtggactgAGGTACACTACAGTCGGGTTCATggaggctgaccacgggcctatcatggtatttgtgattagatttgaatggatttgaacttttAGCCTGATGAAGACATCAGGGCTTGAATGGGAAGAGTATGTAAGGatctgtgcgggcgtgtgtttagtcccacattaattattcgccgagaagatcttggatgcttatacaggatcaagaaacccaaataataccttctggctagctattttgggtgagctcctgagttgttacaatgtAAATGTATACttcttttggaaaagcttgctaAACGACACGTTACATTCAtctttggcaaaaaaaaaaagtgtcgaCAATCACTAACCTCAGCCATCTGTTAATTGGTCCCAACAGCTGGATGTCCCTTATTTTTCTGATTAACAAAAATGAGATGCCTTTGCTGTCCTATATTGCATATCAGATTTGGTTGGAGTCCAAGATTGATTTTAGTGAAGGCAGCCACTCTAGCCTACAACTTCATTCATATGACTGCCGTGATGGATTATTTGATAGCAGGAAAAAACTGTGGCTCCTATCTCGCAACTTCTGCATTCTCTCGAATGATTTATATCTCTTAGGAGCCACCATCTTCCTTTTTCCTCGAAGTTAACTTTGATGGCTTTGTTCTAAATAAAGGTGATTATGGTGGAACTAGCTTTGTTATCAGAAGTACAAGCGGTTTGCTACTAGTAATACGTGGCATCAGACTTTTTGAGACGATGGTATCAATGGCAGAGTTGCACGCTACATGAGAAGGATTGATATATGGGATGAAACATCTGAAGTTGCCCATATTATACTTGAAGGGGACTCATTGGCAGTAGTTATGCAGCAATCAAATCCATCAACTATTGAGACTAGCTTCCATCCATTGATACTGGAGAATGACTactttttcttatttcttataaaataaaatatgtctATAGAAAAGCTAACAATGTTGCTAATTGGATAATGGTATATATGGTAAATCATACGGAAACTATTTTATGGACTGTTGCATCGGATATCCCTTCTAATTTCATGCATATTGTATTTTTTGATTCATATGGATGTATTTTCACTAGATTGCTAGCCTtaccaggaaaaaaaaaggaaagatgaCCATTGTCTCACTTATAGATTGCACGGTTAAAacccaaaaaaagaaatatacgCCATATTCAAATTTGTGTACCAATATAAACAGTATCTAGTTAAGCAGTATTTgggataatattttattttttgttgttaACTATGAAATTAAATTCTATTCATAATGGTAAAAATAATGATgattatttttatcattatcttatttttaaataattttaatctaGAAATAGTTAAACATTATAAAACTACAACAATTGTTGCAGTAGTCAGCAACGAATTGAACTAGTGGCTTTCATAACTCCaaataaaaaatgcaaaaacTAGGCGCTATCCTGAAGGGACTATGTCGTTAGTCAAATCTTGATGCAAACTCTCTTTTCCATAGAATAAATTATTATCTAAACTAagtatgttttttttaatacacCAAACTAAGTATGTTCGATGAGTCAAGCAGAGCTGGTCTTGGAGTTCTTTTCATGGAAGCTGCCAATGGATGACTTGGACGCAACAGATGTGCCGACGTCATGCGGGTGGTGAATGCATGACGTGGATCCCGCATGACGTGGATCTTTTGAATTAATTACCAAGGgagagttgatttttttttttttttgtgacttGAAGACTGCAGGTGGTTTTCATTGTAGTTGTCCAGCATCAAGCCTAGCATACTCCTTGCTTAGCGGTCAGTGCAAACAAACAAACGATGTCGGAAAATTCCATTCAAAGTCAGGGCGGGTGATTTTTTCCGCATTCTTCGGCGGGAGTTTGAGTCTGGGTCAGACTGTGCCTAGATCTGGCACTTGGAACTCCACCCAAGAGTAGCACTGTTCCTCTGGAAGGTAGTTTAAGATTGTCTTCCACGAGAGCAGTTCTTAGTGGGCATAGACTGAGGGTTCCCGCGGAGTGTGGAGTTTGCGGT harbors:
- the LOC103717954 gene encoding MDIS1-interacting receptor like kinase 2-like, which gives rise to MVPSPLSVGNLTKLEFLNLFENRISGPIPHELGNLRKLNTLALSANQMSGSIPPSFGSLTNLIDLRLFYNRLSGSLPREFNNITNLKVLLLSNNSFSGHLPHDICKGGVLYYLTLNNNHFEGPIPKSLKNCTSLGRVRLEQNQLSGDISENLGVYPHLSYIDLSFNKLSGKLSPNWGGCHNLSLLRISSNKVTGSIPAELGKLTRLQQLDLSSNYLLGEIPKDLSKLTNLYILTLSNNQLVGEVYPEFGELSNLEILDLSANQLRGRVPKQLGNCVQLQSLKLGNNHLNGSIPFQIGNLVNLQDFLDLSHNSFTGEIPSQFGKLDKLEVLNLSHNELTGHVPPSLSDMMSLLFVDLSYNELEGPLPNNRIFQNAPVEWFAHNKGLCGSVKGLPSCGFHTTSKDDSNKHHKLVLLITVPSILSLFVVFVLLILWKKYMRNDASIEEGGFSIWNFNGEDAYNGIIQATEDFDAKYCIGTGAFSSVYKALLPSGKLVAVKKFHALEIEDSPSKQTFWNEIRALTQIQSEYCEALWFLLQCST
- the LOC113463446 gene encoding probable leucine-rich repeat receptor-like protein kinase At1g35710; protein product: MESVSSPKFLSTLLLFLILSFLLALASASLASQGRALLQWKASLQSQGSLESWNLDTNPCNWTGITCNITRQGRHVIREVNLAHMGLAGTLNGLNFSALSSLTSLNLTFNELHGSIPPTISALSKLTSLDLCTNNFIGTIPLQISSLTKLNSFNLSDNQISGSIPPWLSNMTRLNFLYLSQNNFSGTIPKELGRLESLLELTISTNHITGSIPPPLGNLTRLQLLYCSNNGISGSIPPELGNLVNLVYLDMGNNSL